One part of the Sebastes fasciatus isolate fSebFas1 chromosome 8, fSebFas1.pri, whole genome shotgun sequence genome encodes these proteins:
- the pym1 gene encoding partner of Y14 and mago has product MATPYIQDDSGKYIASTQRPDGTWRKPRRVKDGYTPQEEVPVYENKYVKFFKSKPDLPPGMNPSEEGQTKQQQQKILGSGDSETAGLSKAAKRNMKRKEKRKQQQHGDGDEDPDADVDSVTDAVENVSISESGESSNKTAAPVSVSSPDDSSAEKAKKIKNLKKKLRQVEELKQKVDSGEITEPTKDQLEKLGRVAALRDELQQLERDS; this is encoded by the exons GGAAATACATCGCTTCCACTCAGCGACCTGATGGAACGTGGAGGAAGCCGCGGCGGGTGAAGGATGGTTATACCCCGCAGGAAGAAGTACCAGT CTATGAAAACAAGTATGTGAAGTTTTTCAAGAGCAAACCAGACCTGCCACCTGGAATGAACCCGTCCGAAGAAGGTCAgacaaagcagcaacagcaaaagATCCTGGGTAGCGGGGACAGCGAGACAGCCGGTCTCTCAAAGGCTGCCAAACGCAACATGAAACGTAAAGAAAAAcgaaaacagcagcagcacgggGATGGGGACGAGGACCCGGACGCGGACGTGGACTCGGTGACCGACGCTGTCGAGAACGTGTCCATTTCGGAGAGTGGCGAGTCTTCAAACAAGACGGCGGCGCCGGTTTCAGTCTCCTCTCCCGATGATTCCTCAGCAGAAAAGGCCAAGAAGATCAAAAACCTGAAAAAGAAGCTGCGGCAAGTTGAGGAATTGAAGCAGAAAGTGGActcgggggaaataacagagcCAACAAAGGATCAGTTGGAAAAGCTGGGTCGGGTTGCGGCCCTACGGGATGAGTTACAGCAGCTTGAGCGTGATTCTTGA